One window from the genome of Actinoplanes teichomyceticus ATCC 31121 encodes:
- the asnB gene encoding asparagine synthase (glutamine-hydrolyzing) → MCGIAGWATPDDPDPEVVAAMLAALAHRGPDGEGRHVGAGIALGMRRLAIVDVAGGAQPVFSEDGTVVAVLNGEIYNHGRLRADLLARGHRLASGSDSECLVHLYEEHGDDLVRHLHGMFAFAIWDAPARRLLLGRDRVGKKPLFWRPAAGGVQFASELKAFLADPRFPRAVDPAAVDGFLTCAYVPGPGSIWRDVRRVEPGTVLSWQAGAIRGHRYHTPPLAPVAVAGFDEAAAELRERLTEATRLRLIGERPIGVLLSGGLDSSAVLAAVARQHAGPVPTFTIGFEDAATDERRFARAAARHYGADHHEWVLGPDVVDLLDDLGRQFDEPFADSSAIATFYLARMAARHVTVVLNGDGGDECFGGYDRYGAMVGGSRVTLPGPAGALAVRLGGALARSAGGARLRRAGRLLELAGRPPADRYAALMSVFEPARLARLYTAEFARLVGAADPVRHLREAWAQAAGQSLIDRMLTVDQRTYLAGDLLPKMDLATMAHGVEARSPFLDQDLMAWAARLPAGYKVAGGSGKRLLKHAMRDWLPAELIDRPKAGFGVPMDDWLRGRLRPLAWDLLTDRTARQRGVFRPQQVRRLLAELDDGQRHGRRIWAMVQLESWYRRFADRPPALSVPGTDLGGQRCSP, encoded by the coding sequence ATGTGTGGCATAGCGGGCTGGGCCACCCCGGACGACCCGGACCCGGAGGTGGTGGCGGCGATGCTGGCGGCGCTGGCACACCGCGGGCCGGACGGCGAGGGCCGGCACGTGGGCGCCGGGATCGCGCTGGGAATGCGCCGGCTGGCGATCGTCGACGTCGCGGGTGGCGCACAGCCGGTCTTCAGCGAGGACGGCACGGTCGTCGCGGTGCTCAACGGGGAGATCTACAACCACGGACGCCTCCGGGCGGATCTCCTGGCCCGCGGTCACCGGCTGGCCAGCGGCAGCGACAGCGAGTGCCTGGTGCACCTGTACGAGGAGCACGGTGACGATCTCGTGCGGCACCTGCACGGGATGTTCGCCTTCGCGATCTGGGACGCGCCGGCCCGGCGGCTGCTGCTCGGCCGCGACCGGGTCGGGAAGAAGCCGCTGTTCTGGCGGCCGGCAGCCGGTGGTGTGCAGTTCGCTTCCGAGCTCAAGGCCTTCCTGGCCGATCCGCGGTTCCCGCGCGCGGTCGACCCGGCGGCGGTCGACGGGTTCCTCACCTGCGCCTACGTCCCGGGGCCGGGCAGCATCTGGCGAGACGTACGCCGGGTGGAGCCGGGCACCGTGCTCAGCTGGCAGGCCGGCGCGATCCGCGGCCACCGCTACCACACCCCGCCGCTCGCCCCGGTCGCCGTGGCCGGCTTCGACGAGGCGGCCGCCGAGCTGCGCGAGCGCCTGACCGAGGCCACCCGGCTCCGGCTGATCGGGGAGCGGCCGATCGGGGTGCTGCTCTCCGGTGGCCTGGACTCCTCCGCGGTGCTGGCGGCCGTGGCCCGCCAGCACGCCGGGCCGGTGCCCACGTTCACCATCGGCTTCGAGGACGCCGCCACCGACGAGCGGCGCTTCGCCCGGGCGGCGGCCCGGCACTACGGCGCCGACCATCACGAGTGGGTGCTCGGCCCGGACGTCGTGGACCTGCTCGACGACCTGGGCCGGCAGTTCGACGAGCCGTTCGCCGACTCCTCCGCGATCGCCACCTTCTACCTGGCCCGGATGGCCGCGCGGCACGTGACCGTGGTGCTCAACGGCGACGGCGGCGACGAGTGCTTCGGCGGCTACGACCGCTACGGCGCGATGGTCGGCGGCTCACGTGTCACGCTGCCCGGACCGGCCGGGGCCCTGGCGGTGCGGCTGGGCGGCGCGCTGGCACGGTCGGCGGGCGGGGCCCGGCTGCGGCGCGCCGGGCGACTGCTGGAGCTGGCCGGCCGGCCCCCGGCCGACCGGTACGCGGCGCTGATGTCGGTCTTCGAACCGGCCCGGCTGGCCCGCCTCTACACCGCGGAGTTCGCGCGCCTGGTGGGCGCCGCGGACCCGGTGCGGCACCTGCGCGAGGCGTGGGCACAGGCCGCCGGGCAGTCGCTGATCGACCGGATGCTGACCGTGGACCAGCGCACCTACCTGGCCGGTGACCTGCTGCCGAAGATGGACCTGGCCACGATGGCGCACGGCGTGGAGGCCCGCTCGCCCTTCCTCGACCAGGACCTGATGGCCTGGGCGGCCAGGCTGCCGGCCGGCTACAAGGTCGCCGGGGGCAGCGGGAAACGCCTGCTCAAACACGCCATGCGGGACTGGCTGCCGGCCGAGCTGATCGACCGGCCGAAAGCCGGCTTCGGGGTGCCGATGGACGACTGGCTGCGCGGGCGGCTGCGCCCGCTGGCCTGGGACCTGCTCACCGACCGGACCGCGCGGCAGCGTGGCGTCTTCCGCCCGCAGCAGGTGCGCCGGCTCCTCGCCGAACTCGACGACGGCCAGCGCCACGGCCGCCGGATCTGGGCCATGGTGCAGCTGGAGTCGTGGTATCGCCGGTTCGCCGACCGCCCGCCGGCGCTGTCCGTACCCGGAACCGACCTTGGAGGTCAGCGGTGCTCACCGTGA
- a CDS encoding Moenomycin biosynthesis protein MoeN5, with translation MSSAPAAYLVPDGVPRDLAAELDDAHRYVSGLLMDTMEEFRASPELVRYVGDLRLYLRAACLLTMWLPEERLRREVAGEIAMHIAAMKLFDDLLDDDSGFDRFELALCLLLEQRAVSRLAGRADDPRAVLRTVEDNFVTVGLGQLRTKQVPAVDLASWRAHAETYGGCFLSLYGTLAALAGRRPQACAAATDFGWGFGMIVTIADDLRDYERHGERTGNLGHLLRTGRVTEAELRGLLEEARRRATPPADVWCAHDLRPIIDRYADDVLERGLPVLLALPDDRPPPAGGHH, from the coding sequence ATGAGCAGCGCCCCGGCGGCGTACCTGGTCCCCGACGGCGTGCCGCGGGACCTGGCCGCCGAGCTCGACGACGCCCACCGGTACGTCAGCGGCCTGCTGATGGACACCATGGAAGAGTTCCGGGCCTCGCCCGAGCTGGTGCGCTACGTCGGTGATCTGCGGCTCTATCTGCGCGCCGCGTGCCTGCTCACGATGTGGCTGCCGGAGGAGCGGCTGCGGCGGGAGGTGGCCGGCGAGATCGCCATGCACATCGCGGCGATGAAGCTGTTCGACGACCTGCTCGACGACGACAGCGGCTTCGACCGGTTCGAGCTGGCGCTGTGTCTGCTGCTGGAGCAGCGCGCGGTGTCGCGGCTGGCGGGCCGCGCCGACGACCCGCGCGCGGTGCTGCGGACCGTCGAGGACAACTTCGTCACGGTGGGCCTGGGCCAGCTGCGCACCAAACAGGTGCCGGCCGTCGACCTGGCCTCCTGGCGCGCGCACGCGGAGACCTACGGCGGCTGCTTCCTCAGCCTGTACGGCACGCTCGCGGCGCTGGCCGGCCGCCGGCCGCAGGCCTGCGCCGCGGCGACCGACTTCGGCTGGGGCTTCGGCATGATCGTCACGATCGCCGACGACCTGCGTGACTACGAGCGGCACGGCGAGCGGACCGGCAATCTCGGACATCTGCTGCGTACCGGCCGGGTCACCGAGGCGGAGCTGCGCGGGCTGCTCGAGGAGGCGCGCCGGCGGGCTACCCCGCCCGCGGACGTCTGGTGCGCCCACGACCTGCGCCCGATCATCGACCGGTACGCGGACGACGTGCTGGAGCGCGGCCTGCCGGTGCTGCTGGCACTGCCCGACGACAGGCCGCCGCCCGCCGGTGGACACCACTGA
- a CDS encoding carbamoyltransferase C-terminal domain-containing protein — MKVLSLHSLGHDAGVSYFEDGVLRFSIEAERLSRVKHDGRVDDALQHVLRAAPVNPDEVDLIAVSTPFSHALLGLPDLDAALAAINSGALHHRTTSTLLGRPVDCVIVTHEVSHAALAAHYAGHSEGCVVLVNEGRGQITRSSLFRIEQGMLRWLEKDPLPWYGNGFGWSALGYLFGFGKSPSVAGKVMALGGYGQPRADVRDLLLGVRPDVMADPAAAEATYDDLSGRPQFARDFQTMADAIATFQTLFTEQVYQLLARHTGVPAGVDVALGGGCALNIVANAELRSRLGRDIAIPPACGDSGHSIGAGVYAMHYVLGQRVEPFDVYVNGRAEAAGDSAAALTSAGLRPVAYDGGAAAQVLAGGGVVAFLEGAAEVGPRALGHRSLLGDPSAEGMRKRLSEELKRREWFRPLGAVIREDRFAELFPGQPVSPYMLFNYDVREGLFAQARHVDGTSRLQTLTRAAHPRLFDLLGEFEQLTGTAALINTSLNGPGRAIAQSSRDMIDDFGGQDVDLFVAGDVMAYRAGVR; from the coding sequence ATGAAGGTTCTCTCCCTGCACTCGCTCGGCCACGACGCCGGAGTCTCGTACTTCGAGGACGGGGTCCTGCGCTTCTCGATCGAGGCGGAACGGCTCAGCCGCGTCAAGCACGACGGCCGCGTCGACGACGCCCTGCAGCACGTGCTGCGGGCCGCGCCGGTCAACCCGGACGAGGTCGACCTGATCGCGGTGAGCACGCCGTTCTCGCACGCGCTGCTGGGCCTGCCGGACCTGGACGCCGCGCTGGCGGCGATCAACTCCGGCGCCCTGCACCACCGGACCACCTCCACCCTGCTCGGCCGCCCGGTCGACTGCGTGATCGTCACCCACGAGGTGTCGCACGCCGCGCTGGCCGCGCACTACGCCGGGCACAGCGAGGGCTGCGTCGTGCTGGTCAACGAGGGACGCGGCCAGATCACCCGCAGCTCGCTGTTCCGCATCGAGCAGGGCATGCTGCGGTGGCTGGAGAAGGACCCGCTGCCCTGGTACGGCAACGGATTCGGCTGGAGCGCGCTGGGCTACCTGTTCGGGTTCGGCAAGAGCCCCAGCGTGGCCGGCAAGGTGATGGCGCTGGGTGGATACGGCCAGCCCCGGGCCGACGTGCGGGACCTGCTGCTCGGGGTCCGCCCGGACGTGATGGCCGACCCGGCCGCGGCCGAGGCGACGTACGACGACCTGAGCGGGCGGCCGCAGTTCGCCCGGGACTTCCAGACCATGGCCGACGCGATCGCGACGTTCCAGACGCTGTTCACCGAGCAGGTCTACCAGCTGCTCGCGCGCCACACCGGGGTACCGGCCGGGGTGGACGTGGCGCTCGGCGGCGGGTGCGCGCTGAACATCGTCGCCAACGCGGAGCTGCGCTCGCGGCTGGGCCGGGACATCGCGATCCCACCGGCGTGCGGCGACAGCGGGCACTCCATCGGCGCCGGCGTCTACGCGATGCACTACGTGCTCGGGCAGCGGGTGGAGCCGTTCGACGTGTACGTCAACGGCCGCGCCGAGGCGGCCGGCGACTCGGCCGCGGCGCTGACCTCCGCGGGGCTGCGCCCGGTCGCCTACGACGGCGGCGCCGCCGCCCAGGTGCTGGCCGGCGGCGGCGTGGTGGCCTTCCTGGAGGGGGCGGCCGAGGTCGGCCCACGGGCGCTGGGCCACCGGTCGCTGCTCGGCGACCCGAGCGCCGAGGGGATGCGCAAGCGCCTCAGCGAGGAGTTGAAACGCCGGGAGTGGTTCCGGCCGCTGGGCGCGGTGATCCGCGAGGACCGGTTCGCCGAGCTGTTCCCCGGCCAGCCGGTGTCGCCGTACATGCTGTTCAACTACGACGTCCGGGAGGGACTGTTCGCGCAGGCACGGCACGTCGACGGCACCAGCCGGTTGCAGACGCTCACCCGTGCGGCGCACCCTCGGCTCTTCGACCTGCTGGGCGAGTTCGAGCAGCTCACCGGCACCGCCGCGTTGATCAACACGTCGCTGAACGGCCCGGGGCGCGCCATCGCGCAGTCCAGCCGGGACATGATCGACGACTTCGGCGGCCAGGACGTGGACCTGTTCGTCGCCGGTGACGTGATGGCGTACCGGGCCGGTGTGCGATGA
- a CDS encoding B12-binding domain-containing radical SAM protein, with translation MPKQLVVLNNPKATGASCGTGTGATAAGPDRARTPRWRKRNLRIALVRHHDLCLNTRQISQIQRRAGVLPHLGLGYIHTALKSAGFHNVIQVDTPALGLDGEGLRKLLADFQPDLVGVSTTTPGLPGALEAAAAAKSTGAKVILGGPHTEVYAAENLYHDSIDYVGVGEGITIMVDLAEALEQGEDPDGIRGLVSRTFDGGAAPMVNLEDVGWPEREGLPMDRYYSIMAPRPFATMISSRGCPFKCSFCFKQAVDKKSMYRSPEDVVGEMTLLRDRYGTREIMFYDDVFTLHRGRVYEICELIRSTGLKVRWEAPTRVDLVPDKLLNAMAGAGCKRLRFGIEHGDSEILQRMNKESNVGKIEKAVTSAFEAGIKGFGYFIVGWLGETRQQLQATVDLACRLPLDYASFYTATPLPGTPLHTECVEAGAIPADYWDRFVRGEFSERLNHLVPDAEARARYAYRSFFLRWQMAKPLLGHAVTTGQWRNTASGVISLAKSNNNTDRDF, from the coding sequence ATGCCCAAACAACTCGTGGTCCTGAACAACCCGAAGGCGACCGGCGCCTCCTGCGGCACGGGTACGGGTGCGACTGCGGCCGGCCCGGATCGCGCCCGAACGCCCCGCTGGCGTAAGCGCAATCTGCGCATCGCGCTGGTCCGCCACCACGATCTCTGCCTGAACACCCGGCAGATCAGCCAGATCCAGCGCCGGGCGGGCGTGCTGCCGCACCTGGGGCTCGGCTACATCCACACCGCGCTCAAGAGCGCCGGCTTCCACAACGTCATCCAGGTGGACACCCCGGCCCTGGGCCTGGACGGTGAGGGGCTGCGCAAGCTGCTCGCCGACTTCCAGCCGGACCTGGTCGGCGTGAGCACCACGACCCCCGGCCTGCCCGGCGCGCTGGAGGCGGCCGCGGCGGCCAAGAGCACCGGCGCCAAGGTGATCCTCGGCGGCCCGCACACCGAGGTGTACGCCGCGGAGAACCTCTACCACGACTCCATCGACTACGTCGGGGTCGGCGAGGGCATCACCATCATGGTCGATCTCGCCGAGGCGCTGGAGCAGGGCGAGGACCCGGACGGCATCCGCGGGCTGGTCTCCCGCACCTTCGACGGCGGCGCGGCCCCGATGGTGAACCTGGAGGACGTCGGCTGGCCGGAACGCGAGGGCCTGCCGATGGACCGCTACTACTCGATCATGGCGCCCCGCCCGTTCGCCACCATGATCTCCAGCCGGGGCTGCCCGTTCAAGTGCAGCTTCTGCTTCAAGCAGGCGGTGGACAAGAAGTCGATGTACCGCAGCCCGGAGGACGTGGTGGGGGAGATGACGCTCCTGCGCGACCGCTACGGCACCCGCGAGATCATGTTCTACGACGACGTGTTCACCCTGCACCGCGGCCGGGTCTACGAGATCTGCGAGCTGATCCGGTCGACCGGGCTCAAGGTCCGCTGGGAGGCGCCGACCCGGGTCGACCTGGTCCCGGACAAACTGCTGAACGCGATGGCCGGCGCCGGGTGCAAGCGGCTGCGCTTCGGGATCGAGCACGGCGACAGCGAGATCCTGCAGCGGATGAACAAGGAGAGCAACGTCGGGAAGATCGAGAAGGCGGTCACCTCCGCCTTCGAGGCCGGGATCAAGGGGTTCGGCTACTTCATCGTCGGATGGCTCGGGGAGACCCGCCAGCAGTTGCAGGCCACCGTGGACCTCGCCTGCCGGCTGCCGCTGGACTACGCCAGCTTCTACACGGCCACCCCGCTGCCCGGCACGCCGCTGCACACCGAGTGCGTGGAGGCCGGCGCCATCCCGGCCGACTACTGGGACCGGTTCGTCCGCGGCGAGTTCTCCGAGCGCCTCAACCACCTGGTCCCGGACGCGGAGGCGCGGGCGCGGTACGCGTACCGGTCGTTCTTCCTGCGCTGGCAGATGGCCAAGCCGCTGCTCGGCCACGCGGTCACGACCGGGCAGTGGCGCAACACCGCCTCCGGCGTGATCAGCCTCGCCAAGTCCAACAACAACACCGACCGTGACTTCTGA
- a CDS encoding geranylgeranylglyceryl/heptaprenylglyceryl phosphate synthase yields the protein MEATAEHDGPGAKRRDVLAHLRAHRGHVIHVVDPFKVEVAEAVQKARAVTAAGMPALLLASTDYEDFETHMPAYLNAVRAATDIPTILHFPPIPGRGFPVVPEAESMMLPALLGSDDPYYVWKSLLETYALGNGVPPAPQPLLSAALTFGRDDRSYARMGTRPVAQDEQSVLAYAQRARQFGFDMVYLYSRNEQVTTRTCELFREVLAPEQLLFASGGVRTPEQVDAYLQAGADYVIFAGALETPDWRAALDRLCSAGQLQRRALSLT from the coding sequence ATGGAAGCAACCGCTGAGCACGACGGCCCCGGCGCAAAACGGCGCGATGTGCTGGCGCACCTGCGGGCACACCGCGGGCACGTCATCCACGTCGTCGACCCGTTCAAGGTCGAGGTCGCCGAGGCCGTGCAGAAGGCCCGCGCGGTCACCGCGGCCGGGATGCCCGCCCTGCTGCTGGCCAGCACCGACTACGAGGACTTCGAGACGCACATGCCGGCGTACCTCAACGCGGTGCGCGCGGCGACCGACATCCCGACGATCCTGCACTTCCCGCCGATCCCCGGGCGCGGCTTCCCGGTGGTGCCGGAGGCGGAGAGCATGATGCTGCCCGCGCTGCTCGGCTCCGACGACCCCTACTACGTGTGGAAGAGCCTGCTGGAGACGTACGCGCTGGGCAACGGCGTGCCACCGGCGCCGCAGCCGCTGCTGTCCGCGGCGCTCACCTTCGGCCGGGACGACCGGTCGTACGCCCGGATGGGCACCCGGCCGGTCGCCCAGGACGAGCAGTCGGTGCTGGCGTACGCGCAACGTGCCCGGCAGTTCGGCTTCGACATGGTGTACCTCTACTCGCGCAACGAGCAGGTGACCACCCGGACCTGTGAGCTCTTCCGCGAGGTGCTGGCGCCGGAGCAGCTGCTGTTCGCCAGCGGTGGCGTCCGTACCCCGGAGCAGGTGGACGCCTATCTGCAAGCCGGCGCCGACTACGTGATCTTCGCCGGCGCACTCGAAACCCCGGACTGGCGGGCGGCGCTCGACCGTCTCTGCTCGGCCGGCCAGCTCCAGCGCCGTGCTCTCTCCCTCACCTGA
- a CDS encoding terpene cyclase/mutase family protein, translating into MTEAMVHVDEASAVRRGVDFLLDRREADGRWVDYDLLGPSDDWITAYVAGVLVQLPHEAAGRAGRAAMDLLVPEQHDNGGWNYSEVAPEDADSTGWVLRLAELLGRSGEPWARPGWEFLARHVHDDGLVSTYVPDLAKAAFDRYPVVPSWDGWCGGHVCVTAAVAGLAGLPRREHVVNGLLRAQRPTGEWPAYWWIDPELSTALAVESLATVPGTEPARAAAARWAAGRIGADGAVTTHLHPEGSPFATALALRAVAQGEPGFGDAQIRAAAGWLTRHQRPDGSWTPSARLRMVLPWETDPDSYEDWTFDGVGRACLGTIARDTFGLHTTATVLQALRTAATRTGA; encoded by the coding sequence GTGACCGAGGCCATGGTCCATGTGGACGAGGCGAGCGCCGTCCGGCGCGGCGTCGACTTCCTGCTCGACCGCCGGGAGGCGGACGGGCGCTGGGTGGACTACGACCTGCTCGGGCCGAGCGACGACTGGATCACCGCGTACGTGGCCGGTGTCCTGGTCCAGCTGCCGCACGAGGCGGCCGGGCGCGCCGGGCGCGCGGCGATGGACCTGCTCGTCCCGGAGCAGCACGACAACGGCGGGTGGAACTACAGCGAGGTGGCCCCGGAGGACGCCGACAGCACCGGATGGGTGCTGCGCCTGGCCGAGCTGCTCGGCCGGTCCGGCGAGCCGTGGGCACGGCCGGGATGGGAGTTCCTCGCCCGGCACGTGCACGACGACGGGCTGGTCTCGACGTACGTCCCGGACCTGGCGAAGGCGGCGTTCGACCGCTACCCGGTCGTGCCGTCCTGGGACGGCTGGTGCGGCGGGCACGTGTGCGTGACCGCCGCGGTCGCCGGGCTGGCCGGTCTGCCGCGCCGCGAGCACGTGGTGAACGGGCTGCTGCGCGCCCAGCGGCCGACCGGCGAGTGGCCGGCGTACTGGTGGATCGACCCGGAGCTGAGCACCGCCCTCGCGGTCGAGTCGCTGGCCACGGTGCCGGGCACCGAGCCGGCCCGGGCCGCCGCGGCCCGGTGGGCGGCCGGCCGGATCGGCGCCGACGGCGCGGTCACCACCCACCTGCATCCCGAGGGGTCGCCGTTCGCCACCGCGCTGGCCCTGCGCGCCGTCGCCCAGGGCGAGCCGGGCTTCGGCGACGCGCAGATCCGGGCCGCGGCCGGATGGCTGACCCGGCACCAGCGCCCGGACGGCTCCTGGACGCCGTCGGCGCGGCTGCGCATGGTGCTGCCCTGGGAGACCGACCCGGACAGCTACGAGGACTGGACGTTCGACGGGGTCGGGCGGGCCTGCCTCGGGACCATCGCCCGCGACACCTTCGGGCTGCACACCACGGCGACCGTCCTGCAGGCGCTGCGGACCGCCGCCACCAGGACCGGCGCATGA
- a CDS encoding Moenomycin biosynthesis protein MoeGT1, which yields MSDPRIVVVSPRTWGQFGNFLAATRLAGVLRDRLPGHEVEVWEAEATLPWIGEYGARIAEITAGSPDAATRTGRYLALMAEIERAHPRGFETDPGSAVQPRVAGLRAALEQARPDLVIGTKGFVARLCRAALLGRAPDTPVVSYVTNPGLLELPIHRSADLDAVLVPFDWAKQRLCALAGTDPDTVHVVGPLVARHDLGSFVSAEADSAHRPGWPDQPDGSPRPRIIVFSNRGGDDYVRILRHLAARHPDTDVVFVGYNDPALIARVTGEIDPSRWRFHTRLTQQEYFAYIDGAATAEHAFLISKAGPNTTLEAAHFGIPVLMLRSGLPMEDWVGGLIHEHGLGRCRNTADELLTDLDEWLGDRSRIAAGKRACQTFATTVLDQRAAAGRIENALRQLLDRRSVTASAGEPERSQP from the coding sequence ATGAGCGATCCGCGGATCGTCGTCGTGTCGCCGCGCACCTGGGGCCAGTTCGGCAACTTCCTGGCCGCGACGCGGCTCGCCGGAGTGCTGCGCGACCGGCTGCCCGGTCACGAGGTCGAGGTCTGGGAGGCCGAGGCGACGCTGCCCTGGATCGGCGAGTACGGCGCCCGGATCGCCGAGATCACCGCCGGCTCGCCGGACGCCGCGACCCGCACCGGGCGGTACCTCGCCCTGATGGCGGAGATCGAGCGGGCCCACCCCCGGGGGTTCGAGACCGATCCCGGCAGCGCGGTCCAGCCGCGGGTGGCCGGCTTGCGGGCCGCCCTGGAGCAGGCCCGGCCGGATCTGGTCATCGGTACGAAGGGCTTCGTCGCGCGTCTCTGCCGGGCCGCGTTGCTCGGCCGGGCGCCGGACACCCCGGTGGTCAGCTACGTGACCAATCCGGGCCTGCTGGAGCTGCCGATCCACCGCAGCGCCGACCTCGACGCCGTGCTGGTCCCGTTCGACTGGGCCAAGCAGCGGCTGTGCGCGCTGGCCGGAACCGACCCGGACACCGTGCACGTGGTCGGACCGCTGGTGGCCCGGCACGACCTCGGATCGTTCGTCAGCGCCGAGGCGGACTCGGCGCACCGGCCGGGCTGGCCGGACCAGCCGGACGGCTCGCCCCGCCCCCGGATCATCGTGTTCAGCAACCGCGGCGGTGACGACTACGTCCGGATCCTGCGCCACCTGGCCGCCAGGCACCCGGACACCGACGTGGTCTTCGTCGGCTACAACGACCCCGCGCTGATCGCCCGGGTCACCGGGGAGATCGACCCGAGCCGGTGGCGCTTCCACACCAGGCTGACCCAGCAGGAGTACTTCGCGTACATCGACGGGGCGGCGACCGCCGAGCACGCCTTCCTGATCTCGAAGGCCGGTCCCAACACCACGCTGGAGGCGGCGCACTTCGGCATCCCGGTGCTGATGCTCCGATCGGGCCTGCCCATGGAGGACTGGGTCGGCGGGCTGATCCACGAGCACGGGCTGGGCCGCTGCCGCAACACCGCCGACGAACTGCTCACCGACCTGGACGAGTGGCTCGGCGACCGCTCCCGGATCGCCGCCGGGAAACGAGCCTGTCAGACCTTCGCCACGACCGTGCTGGACCAGCGGGCCGCAGCCGGGCGCATCGAGAACGCACTGCGGCAGCTGCTGGACCGGCGATCGGTCACCGCGAGCGCCGGCGAACCGGAGAGGAGCCAACCGTGA